The Methanolacinia petrolearia DSM 11571 genome has a segment encoding these proteins:
- the fni gene encoding type 2 isopentenyl-diphosphate Delta-isomerase, translating to MDKKKDKSEYTSSRKLEHLKICCGGDIEAGRSGFEDIRLVHNSLPECSMDGIDPGVRFLGHKLASPLFISAMTGGHPDTTEVNRRLGEAAERFNIGMGVGSQRAALENPELEGSFTAVREAAPMAFLCGNLGAVQLREKGSEWADRAVEMIDAQALCIHLNPLQEAVQPEGDHDSSGCLDAIAELCASSKYPVIVKETGAGISAEAAEKLWSVGAAAIDTGGLGGTSWAAVEALRGEDESLRQLGRDFSDWGIPTVVSLIEVCGKGKPVIASGGLRSGIDIAKAVTLGASLGGMALPLLKPAMESSEALFEKIRQIHEEIRIAMYLTGSESCGALAGKRVYITGRTGEMI from the coding sequence ATGGATAAGAAAAAGGACAAATCGGAATATACCTCCTCAAGAAAACTCGAGCACCTGAAGATCTGCTGCGGCGGCGATATCGAAGCCGGCAGAAGCGGTTTTGAAGATATCAGGCTTGTGCATAATTCTCTGCCCGAGTGCAGCATGGACGGGATCGATCCGGGTGTCCGTTTTCTCGGCCATAAACTGGCGTCCCCTTTGTTTATATCGGCCATGACCGGGGGCCATCCCGATACGACTGAAGTCAACCGGCGGCTCGGAGAGGCCGCAGAACGATTCAATATCGGTATGGGCGTGGGCTCACAGAGGGCCGCACTCGAAAACCCCGAACTTGAAGGAAGTTTTACAGCCGTTCGCGAGGCTGCACCCATGGCATTCCTCTGCGGTAACCTTGGTGCGGTGCAGCTCAGGGAGAAGGGTTCCGAATGGGCGGATCGTGCAGTGGAGATGATAGACGCACAGGCGCTCTGCATCCACCTGAATCCTCTTCAGGAGGCTGTTCAGCCCGAGGGTGATCACGATTCGTCCGGGTGTCTCGATGCTATAGCAGAACTCTGCGCATCTTCGAAATATCCCGTAATCGTCAAGGAGACGGGTGCGGGCATATCGGCGGAGGCCGCGGAGAAGCTGTGGTCCGTAGGGGCCGCTGCGATCGATACCGGCGGACTTGGCGGAACATCATGGGCGGCCGTGGAGGCCCTTCGGGGCGAGGACGAGTCGCTGAGACAGCTCGGCAGGGATTTTTCAGACTGGGGAATTCCGACTGTCGTTTCCCTTATCGAGGTATGCGGTAAGGGAAAGCCCGTGATCGCTTCAGGAGGCCTGAGGTCGGGGATAGATATTGCAAAGGCTGTGACACTTGGCGCATCCCTGGGAGGAATGGCGCTTCCGCTGCTTAAGCCGGCGATGGAGAGTTCCGAGGCGCTTTTCGAGAAGATCAGGCAGATCCACGAAGAGATTAGGATCGCGATGTACCTGACGGGCTCTGAGAGCTGCGGAGCACTGGCCGGAAAAAGAGTCTATATTACCGGAAGAACTGGTGAAATGATATAA
- a CDS encoding RNase J family beta-CASP ribonuclease — protein MDIEIIAVGGYNEVGRNMTAVRVGKEIVIFDMGLRLDQIMIHEDAEVENMHSLDLIEMKAIPDDTIMNTVEGSVKAIVCTHGHLDHIGAIPKLAHRYNAPIIGTPYTAKLIEQQIEGEKKFGVNNKVFALRAGKKYRYEISKDLNIEFVNIQHSIIDTAMAVLHTPQGAIVYALDFKLDRTPVLGNPPDIARMQELGREGVIALIVESTNVRLPGRCPSERVAQKLVRDVMTSYEDDKNAIIVSTFSSHIARVKTIAECAHEIGRKPVLLGRSMERYSSTAEQLKQVGFPETLSMFGNRKTVDRVIRRMIKEGKDKYVPIVTGHQGEPGATLTRIAQGNSPYRIDKGDKVLYSANVIPNPMNYGQRYHQEVLLKMRGARIFEGLHVSGHGQREDHYEVIHLLNPQHVIPAHGDVDMTGDYIKLLEECGYTLGNDAHLLRNGMKINVTK, from the coding sequence ATGGATATTGAAATAATAGCCGTCGGCGGTTATAACGAAGTAGGTCGGAATATGACCGCCGTCAGGGTTGGAAAGGAGATTGTAATCTTCGATATGGGGCTCCGCCTCGACCAGATTATGATCCACGAGGACGCGGAAGTGGAGAATATGCACTCCCTCGACCTCATTGAGATGAAGGCCATACCCGACGATACGATAATGAATACTGTCGAAGGGAGTGTCAAGGCGATTGTCTGCACCCACGGCCACCTGGACCATATCGGTGCGATCCCCAAGCTTGCTCACAGGTACAATGCACCGATTATCGGGACTCCCTATACCGCCAAGCTCATCGAACAGCAGATCGAGGGCGAGAAAAAATTCGGAGTCAACAACAAGGTCTTCGCTCTCCGTGCAGGCAAGAAATACAGGTACGAGATATCGAAGGACTTGAATATCGAATTCGTAAACATACAGCACAGTATAATCGATACTGCGATGGCTGTCCTTCATACTCCCCAGGGTGCGATCGTTTACGCCCTCGATTTCAAACTGGACCGGACCCCCGTTCTCGGCAACCCGCCGGATATCGCGAGGATGCAGGAGCTCGGCCGCGAGGGTGTTATCGCTCTTATTGTAGAGAGTACGAACGTCCGTCTCCCCGGCCGCTGTCCGAGCGAGCGTGTCGCACAGAAGCTTGTCCGCGATGTGATGACGAGCTACGAGGACGACAAGAACGCGATCATCGTCAGTACGTTCTCCTCCCATATCGCAAGGGTCAAGACCATAGCGGAATGCGCCCACGAGATCGGAAGGAAACCCGTCCTGCTCGGCCGTTCGATGGAGAGATACTCTTCTACGGCCGAACAGCTCAAACAGGTCGGTTTCCCCGAGACCCTCTCGATGTTCGGCAACCGGAAGACGGTCGACCGTGTCATCCGCAGGATGATTAAGGAAGGCAAGGACAAATATGTACCAATAGTCACCGGTCACCAGGGCGAGCCGGGCGCGACTTTAACAAGGATCGCACAGGGCAACAGTCCGTACAGGATCGACAAGGGCGACAAGGTTCTTTACAGCGCCAATGTCATCCCGAACCCGATGAACTACGGTCAGCGCTACCATCAGGAGGTATTGCTGAAGATGAGGGGTGCGAGGATCTTCGAAGGCCTTCATGTGAGCGGTCACGGGCAGAGAGAGGACCATTACGAGGTTATCCACCTGCTGAACCCCCAGCACGTGATTCCCGCCCACGGTGACGTCGACATGACCGGCGATTACATAAAACTGCTTGAGGAATGCGGTTATACGCTCGGCAACGATGCCCACCTGCTCAGGAACGGGATGAAGATTAATGTCACGAAATAG
- a CDS encoding polyprenyl synthetase family protein, whose amino-acid sequence MKLEEYLEKNAELIDTRLESMYGSLPGELDKASAHLLCAGGKRLRPSVTMLAANIVEKGSSDSVIPAALALEVTHTFTLVHDDIMDGDVARRGVPTVHTKWDEPTAILAGDVLYAEAFELITMADADPVAKVEAVAILARTCLEICRGQHEDMSFEKRDDVDPYEYLEMVGQKTGKLYAAAAAIGGILAGGDARQVGALHDWGYLSGVAFQIQDDVIDLMADSEKSGKDRASDLREGKQTLVAIFAKDKGLDLSKYRKENLSDEEIDQAITELKEAGIIDAVRETAMDHVKRAKETLVVFPDCEEKRLLGEITDYFINRSF is encoded by the coding sequence ATGAAACTGGAAGAATATCTTGAGAAAAATGCAGAATTGATCGATACGAGGCTTGAGAGTATGTACGGCAGTCTCCCCGGCGAACTTGACAAGGCGAGCGCTCACCTGCTCTGCGCCGGCGGAAAGAGACTCCGTCCGTCCGTTACGATGCTTGCGGCGAATATCGTTGAGAAGGGGAGCTCCGATTCGGTTATTCCCGCTGCACTTGCACTTGAAGTGACGCACACTTTTACTCTTGTTCACGACGATATCATGGACGGGGACGTCGCACGCAGGGGTGTTCCGACAGTTCATACGAAGTGGGACGAGCCTACGGCTATTCTTGCAGGGGATGTTCTCTACGCCGAGGCGTTCGAGCTGATAACGATGGCGGATGCGGACCCGGTTGCAAAGGTTGAGGCTGTCGCGATTCTTGCGAGGACATGCCTCGAGATATGCAGGGGTCAGCACGAGGATATGTCTTTTGAGAAACGCGATGATGTTGATCCGTACGAGTATCTCGAGATGGTCGGGCAGAAGACAGGAAAACTCTATGCGGCTGCTGCTGCGATCGGCGGTATTCTTGCAGGTGGAGATGCACGGCAGGTCGGGGCACTTCACGACTGGGGATACCTGAGCGGTGTCGCGTTCCAGATCCAGGACGATGTAATCGATCTTATGGCGGATTCGGAGAAGTCCGGGAAGGACCGTGCATCGGATCTTCGTGAAGGCAAACAGACGCTTGTCGCGATCTTTGCAAAGGACAAGGGTCTCGACCTGTCGAAGTACAGGAAGGAGAACCTGAGCGACGAGGAGATCGACCAGGCGATAACCGAGCTTAAAGAGGCCGGGATTATCGATGCAGTGAGGGAGACGGCCATGGATCATGTTAAGAGGGCGAAGGAAACGCTCGTCGTATTCCCTGACTGCGAGGAAAAAAGGCTTCTTGGAGAAATTACGGATTATTTCATCAACCGGAGCTTCTGA
- a CDS encoding glutamate--tRNA ligase produces MSVDPKQFFYIHALENAVEHENVPKAGAVLGLLMGKHPEFRSRAKEMSAILNEVLQEIDGMTPAERREKLAEMAPELLDQKKEKKTKERGLRDLKNVGKDGVVMRFAPNPSGPLHIGHARAAYLNDYYVRKYGGRYVLRIEDTDARRVQPENYGMILEDIEWLGLKISEIVYQSDRLDIYYTYCRKLLESGNAYVCTCDSAAFKLLKDSKKECPCRNQTVEENISLWEKMLDGTFPEGAATVRVKTGVDLPDPAMRDFSLFRIVETPHLRTDARVFPMMNFSVVIDDHLLGITHVIRGKDHIANTKRQGFIYDYLGWSQPEFYHYGRMSVGGLVLSTTAMKEGIRAGKYTGWDDIHLGTLRAIARRGIQADAVRNSMIDIGVGQTDIAFSWENLFAENKQVIDPVANRYFFVPNPVKCEIKKAPAVTAKAFLHPNDEARGYRMLDFKGTLYAPEEELADVPMVRFKDLFNVRIGDTNGERVFEYAGTSLEEARKEKSPIIQWLPESEKVKCILLTPEGKQEGLCEILVRDELDKVVQFERVGFARIDSVSDSGIVAYFAHR; encoded by the coding sequence ATGTCAGTGGACCCAAAACAGTTTTTTTACATTCACGCGCTGGAAAACGCAGTAGAGCACGAAAACGTCCCTAAGGCAGGCGCTGTTTTAGGACTTTTGATGGGCAAACACCCCGAGTTCCGCTCCCGTGCAAAGGAGATGTCCGCGATCCTGAACGAGGTTCTTCAGGAGATCGACGGTATGACTCCGGCGGAGAGAAGGGAGAAGCTTGCAGAGATGGCTCCCGAACTCCTCGACCAGAAGAAGGAGAAGAAGACGAAGGAGAGGGGTCTTCGCGACCTGAAGAACGTGGGCAAGGACGGGGTCGTCATGCGTTTCGCTCCTAATCCCAGCGGTCCGCTTCATATAGGTCATGCCCGTGCGGCATACCTGAACGACTATTATGTGCGGAAGTACGGCGGACGATATGTTCTGAGGATCGAGGATACGGACGCAAGGCGTGTGCAGCCCGAGAACTATGGGATGATCCTTGAGGATATCGAATGGCTCGGCCTGAAGATCTCGGAGATCGTCTACCAGAGCGACAGGCTGGATATCTATTACACATACTGCCGGAAACTCCTTGAGTCCGGAAATGCGTATGTCTGCACCTGTGACTCTGCGGCTTTCAAGCTCCTTAAGGACAGCAAGAAAGAGTGCCCGTGCAGGAACCAGACGGTCGAGGAGAATATCTCCCTGTGGGAGAAGATGCTCGATGGGACCTTCCCCGAGGGTGCGGCGACGGTGCGTGTCAAGACCGGAGTGGATCTTCCCGATCCCGCGATGAGGGATTTCTCTCTCTTCAGGATCGTAGAGACTCCGCATCTCAGGACGGATGCACGTGTCTTTCCGATGATGAACTTCTCGGTGGTGATCGACGATCACCTTCTCGGTATAACGCACGTGATAAGGGGGAAGGATCATATCGCGAATACGAAGCGCCAGGGATTCATCTACGATTATCTCGGGTGGAGCCAGCCGGAGTTCTATCACTACGGAAGAATGTCGGTAGGCGGCCTCGTCCTCTCGACGACGGCGATGAAGGAGGGTATTCGTGCCGGAAAATATACGGGCTGGGATGATATCCATCTCGGCACCCTCAGGGCGATTGCAAGGAGAGGTATCCAGGCGGATGCGGTGAGGAACTCGATGATCGATATCGGTGTCGGCCAGACGGATATCGCTTTTTCGTGGGAGAATCTCTTTGCCGAGAATAAGCAGGTAATCGATCCGGTTGCGAACAGGTACTTCTTCGTCCCGAATCCGGTGAAGTGCGAGATAAAAAAGGCCCCTGCTGTTACGGCAAAGGCGTTTCTCCACCCGAACGACGAGGCGAGGGGATACAGGATGCTTGATTTCAAAGGGACTCTCTATGCCCCGGAGGAAGAGCTCGCGGATGTCCCGATGGTCCGGTTCAAGGATCTCTTCAACGTGAGGATCGGAGATACGAACGGAGAGCGTGTATTCGAATACGCAGGAACGTCGCTTGAAGAGGCACGTAAGGAGAAGTCCCCGATCATCCAGTGGCTTCCGGAATCGGAGAAGGTGAAATGCATCCTCCTCACCCCGGAGGGAAAGCAGGAAGGGCTCTGTGAAATTCTGGTCAGGGACGAGTTAGACAAGGTGGTCCAGTTCGAAAGGGTTGGCTTTGCAAGGATCGATTCTGTTTCTGATTCCGGGATCGTTGCGTATTTTGCGCACCGGTAA
- a CDS encoding EF-Tu/IF-2/RF-3 family GTPase, whose amino-acid sequence MPNLNVAVLGPHGYAKNIGKAGTESDITFYNLKKGEDTVTIIEPSRYPERVAPLYYAVAMSQSAILVVDAITPEFGECVVMLDCAGIKSGYVILRNYIDKSQIDPLIKGTVIENYTFMEDDSIVLRESLLAAASKVERVVSDIPGTVMVDHHFNVKGIGTVILGGVVKGTIRTHDSVRVLPGERTAQIRSIQRHDDDCTDAVPYDRVGLALKNITADEIDRGQVVTTDDSIKTGDSFKGRIKVVKYWNTPMKDSMVIHIGHWMSYVSGKIDSVTDGSDPKNPEVQISLEKEIAYFPGDKAIVHHLDAGKLRVVGTIVLE is encoded by the coding sequence ATGCCTAATCTCAATGTGGCGGTTCTCGGCCCGCACGGCTATGCCAAAAATATAGGCAAGGCCGGGACCGAATCCGATATTACTTTCTATAACCTGAAGAAGGGCGAAGATACTGTTACGATTATCGAGCCGTCCAGATACCCCGAGCGGGTCGCACCCTTGTATTATGCCGTGGCGATGTCGCAGTCCGCAATTTTGGTCGTGGACGCAATCACCCCCGAGTTCGGTGAATGTGTGGTCATGCTCGACTGTGCCGGGATAAAGAGCGGCTACGTGATCCTCAGGAATTATATCGACAAGTCTCAGATCGATCCGTTGATCAAAGGGACGGTTATCGAGAACTATACATTCATGGAGGACGATTCGATCGTTCTCAGGGAGTCACTACTCGCCGCCGCTTCGAAGGTGGAGAGGGTGGTCTCCGATATTCCGGGAACGGTGATGGTCGATCATCACTTCAACGTGAAGGGCATCGGAACCGTGATCCTCGGCGGAGTTGTGAAGGGAACGATCAGGACTCATGATTCCGTGAGGGTTCTCCCCGGAGAGAGAACCGCACAGATCCGCTCGATACAGAGGCATGACGATGACTGCACGGATGCCGTCCCGTATGACCGCGTCGGACTTGCACTGAAAAATATTACGGCAGACGAGATCGACAGGGGCCAGGTCGTGACCACCGACGATTCGATAAAGACCGGCGATTCGTTCAAGGGAAGGATCAAGGTCGTCAAATACTGGAATACCCCGATGAAGGATTCGATGGTGATCCATATCGGCCACTGGATGAGTTACGTCTCGGGAAAGATCGATTCGGTGACCGACGGATCTGACCCGAAGAATCCCGAAGTCCAGATAAGCCTCGAAAAGGAGATCGCGTACTTCCCCGGTGACAAAGCGATCGTACATCACCTTGATGCCGGGAAGCTCAGGGTCGTCGGGACGATCGTTCTTGAGTGA
- a CDS encoding FkbM family methyltransferase yields MTNGITIRLARKFLPKSVRQSINSFRHRLSILLERGVGIKFVWSSNPSEWQEYLKDKDIEQKIDSLKDGLDKISRDYVDKYIYIYSKFSKSTFNNYVILPTKDVYTKEDFSNFKKYSSIEEKNKFNYIMPKKSIFPDYFMFFLKYGMKETGIEYKERCKGKSIIDLGAYNGDSSTLFIEETNCKSVYAYEPQLGVYNELVKFLELNDLKDKIIPLKKGIGDKQCKLFIGSRGGDEPLTDYKTDENEEVEVSTIDQEISQLNLNIGLIKMDIEGFEMNALKGGINTIKEQKPILLVCIYHNPKDFFEIKPYLESLKIGYKFMIRKSGGLYSPTAEHILIAY; encoded by the coding sequence ATGACAAATGGAATTACAATAAGATTAGCTCGAAAATTTTTACCAAAATCGGTTCGACAGAGCATCAATTCATTTCGACATCGCCTTTCTATACTTCTGGAGAGAGGAGTTGGTATCAAATTTGTTTGGAGTTCTAATCCATCTGAGTGGCAGGAGTATTTAAAAGATAAAGATATCGAGCAAAAGATAGACTCTCTGAAGGATGGCCTCGATAAAATCTCGAGAGATTATGTAGATAAATATATTTACATTTACTCAAAATTTTCTAAATCAACCTTTAATAATTATGTGATTCTTCCAACAAAAGATGTATATACAAAAGAAGATTTTAGTAATTTTAAAAAATATTCTTCAATTGAAGAAAAAAATAAATTCAATTACATAATGCCAAAAAAGAGTATTTTTCCTGATTATTTTATGTTTTTTTTGAAATATGGTATGAAAGAGACAGGAATAGAATACAAAGAGCGATGTAAAGGAAAATCCATTATTGATCTTGGTGCATATAACGGTGATTCTTCAACTTTATTCATTGAAGAAACGAATTGTAAATCTGTCTATGCTTATGAGCCACAATTAGGGGTTTACAATGAATTGGTTAAGTTCCTCGAGTTAAATGATCTAAAGGATAAAATTATCCCTCTAAAAAAAGGAATCGGGGATAAACAATGTAAATTGTTTATAGGTTCAAGAGGTGGAGATGAACCTTTAACTGATTATAAAACAGATGAAAACGAGGAAGTAGAAGTTTCAACTATAGATCAGGAAATCTCACAATTAAACCTAAATATTGGTTTAATTAAGATGGATATCGAGGGTTTTGAAATGAATGCCCTTAAAGGGGGAATTAATACCATCAAGGAACAAAAACCGATTTTATTGGTTTGTATCTATCATAATCCCAAAGACTTTTTCGAAATAAAACCCTATTTAGAAAGCCTTAAAATCGGATATAAATTTATGATTCGAAAGTCCGGTGGTCTTTATTCACCTACAGCTGAACATATACTGATAGCATATTAG
- a CDS encoding SIMPL domain-containing protein — MSLKKLILVSMIFVLVAAMAGTAAAADTSDDKTISVSGTGKVSSAPDTVIVSIAVETEDTDAYKAQQENAVKMDKVLSALKGMGLTSDEIETTGYNIYSYTSGDDSIFGSKKTVYRVTNTIKVETMKVDMAGEIIDNAVASGANSINYVSFTLSDEKSNELRSQALDAAVEQAKSDADAVASALGVSIVGVKTVNVGASYTPVSYNYAYAEDAMYKSTASAGVSTSVEAGDVDVTASVSIVYLIR; from the coding sequence ATGAGTCTGAAAAAACTAATTCTGGTTTCGATGATCTTCGTCCTTGTCGCTGCAATGGCAGGCACAGCCGCCGCCGCAGACACCTCGGACGATAAGACCATCTCGGTATCGGGCACAGGGAAGGTTTCCTCCGCACCCGATACAGTCATAGTTTCAATCGCAGTAGAAACTGAAGATACCGACGCGTACAAAGCCCAGCAGGAAAATGCAGTAAAGATGGATAAGGTTCTCAGTGCCCTGAAGGGAATGGGCCTGACAAGCGACGAGATCGAGACGACCGGCTACAATATCTATTCGTACACCTCAGGTGACGACTCCATATTCGGTTCGAAGAAAACAGTCTACAGGGTCACCAACACCATAAAAGTGGAGACCATGAAGGTTGACATGGCAGGCGAGATAATCGACAATGCCGTTGCATCCGGTGCAAACAGCATAAATTACGTTTCATTCACGCTCAGCGACGAGAAGTCCAACGAACTCCGTTCGCAAGCCCTTGACGCAGCCGTTGAACAGGCCAAATCTGACGCAGACGCAGTCGCCTCAGCACTCGGGGTCTCGATTGTCGGAGTAAAGACCGTCAACGTCGGTGCAAGCTACACCCCGGTGAGCTACAATTACGCCTATGCCGAGGATGCGATGTATAAGTCGACAGCCTCGGCCGGAGTTTCGACATCCGTTGAAGCTGGCGACGTAGACGTAACCGCTTCGGTCTCCATCGTTTATCTTATAAGATAA